The Tripterygium wilfordii isolate XIE 37 chromosome 17, ASM1340144v1, whole genome shotgun sequence genome has a window encoding:
- the LOC119982237 gene encoding malate dehydrogenase, glyoxysomal, whose product MESCTEANQRIARLAAHLHPSNLQMGESSILRQANCRAKGAAPGFKVAILGAAGGIGQPLAMLMKINPLVSVLHLYDVVNSPGVTADISHMDTGAVVRGFLKQEQLASALTGMDLVIIPAGVPRKPGMTRDDLFNINAGIVRTLCEGIAKCCPKAIVNLISNPVNSTVPIAAEVFKKAGTYDPKRLLGVTMLDVVRANTFVAEVLGLDPREVDVPVVGGHAGVTILPLLSQVKPPCSFTPEETEYLTNRIQNGGTEVVEAKAGAGSATLSMAYAAVKFADACLRGIRGDKDVVACAFVDSQVTELPFFATKVRLGPNGAEEVYQLGPLNAYERAGLEKAKKELAESIQKGISFARK is encoded by the exons ATGGAGTCATGTACTGAGGCTAACCAACGCATTGCAAGGCTTGCTGCTCATCTCCACCCTTCTAATCTCCAG ATGGGGGAAAGTTCGATTCTGCGACAAGCGAATTGTAGAGCAAAAGGAGCAGCACCTGGATTCAAAGTGGCAATTCTTGGTGCAGCTGGAGGAATTGGCCAACCTCTTGCAATGCTAATGAAGATCAATCCACTTGTCTCGGTTCTTCATCTGTATGATGTTGTCAACTCCCCTGGTGTCACTGCTGATATTAGTCACATGGACACCGGTGCAGTG GTACGGGGTTTCCTGAAGCAAGAACAGCTCGCGAGTGCTCTTACGGGGATGGATCTTGTGATCATACCTGCTGGTGTGCCTAGGAAGCCTGGAATGACCAGGGATGATCTTTTCAACATCAATGCTGGCATTGTCCGGACCCTTTGTGAAGGCATTGCCAAGTGCTGTCCTAAAGCAATCGTAAACTTGATTAGTAATCCGGTGAACTCAACTGTTCCGATTGCAGCAGAGGTTTTCAAGAAAGCTGGCACTTATGATCCGAAGAGACTGCTGGGGGTTACGATGCTTGATGTCGTGAGAGCAAACACTTTTGTG GCAGAAGTTCTGGGACTTGATCCAAGAGAAGTTGATGTTCCAGTTGTTGGAGGTCATGCAGGAGTAACAATACTGCCTCTTCTGTCTCAG GTTAAGCCTCCCTGCAGCTTCACCCCAGAAGAAACTGAATACCTTACCAATCGCATTCAGAATGGTGGAACTGAGGTTGTTGAG GCAAAAGCAGGGGCTGGATCTGCAACACTGTCAATG GCATATGCAGCTGTCAAATTTGCTGATGCATGTCTCCGCGGGATAAGAGGAGACAAAGATGTTGTGGCATGTGCTTTTGTAGATTCTCAG GTGACAGAACTTCCATTCTTTGCAACTAAAGTACGACTTGGTCCAAATGGGGCGGAGGAAGTCTATCAACTTGGTCCCCTGAATGCCTACGAGAG GGCTGGACTGGAAAAGGCAAAGAAAGAGTTAGCAGAAAGCATTCAGAAAGGAATTTCCTTCGCCAGGAAATAA
- the LOC119982219 gene encoding transcription factor bHLH25-like isoform X1, with the protein MSCLLNNYDKPIDSLQWPLLHVLQGALGQEVASSMEISAFRGLPQLIESQSFKVDIQQGLEDPSFFNQWHMNSVDEFGILPLAAAFGDNLQQSFSHPAFNLKNVMETSHVDSERPVKLLKPNGWNSGKTEIMQNPQTASSPNVLSFVSPNSMEKMGFVKPKEEVMGNKSINTEKMMMSHGSFGNQGHVHNSSRGTKRIGTSTRLSDTQDHVIAERKRREKLSQRFIALSAIVPGLKKTDKASVLGDAIKYLKQLQERVKVLEDQTRKKTMESVVFVKRSQIFCEDENSSSDANIPSGPLDEPLLELEARFCEKNVLIRIHCEKRKGILEKTVAEIEKLSLTVINSSVMTFGTSTLDVTLIAQMDAEFSMSVKDLVKSLRSAFKLFM; encoded by the exons ATGTCATGTCTATTGAACAATTATGACAAACCAATTGACTCACTCCAGTGGCCTCTGTTGCATGTCCTCCAAGGAGCTCTGGGTCAAGAAGTAGCTTCTTCTATGGAGATTTCTGCCTTCAGAGGGTTGCCTCAACTG ATTGAAAGCCAATCTTTTAAAGTGGATATTCAACAGGGATTGGAGGACCCCAGTTTCTTCAATCAGTGGCATATGAACTCTGTTGATGAGTTCGGCATATTACCACTTGCAGCTGCATTTGGGGATAACTTGCAGCAGTCTTTCTCACACCCAGCCTTCAATCTCAAAAATGTTATGGAAACCTCTCATGTAGACTCTGAGAGGCCTGTGAAACTACTAAAACCAAATGGCTGGAACTCTGGCAAAACTGAAATTATGCAGAACCCACAAACTGCTTCTTCTCCCAATGTTCTCTCCTTTGTCAGTCCGAATAGCATGGAGAAAATGGGGTTTGTGAAGCCTAAGGAGGAGGTGATGGGTAATAAGAGCATCAATACagagaaaatgatgatgtccCATGGTTCCTTTGGGAACCAAGGTCATGTTCATAATTCCAGCCGGGGAACTAAAAGGATTGGCACGAGCACTAGGCTTTCTGACACTCAAGATCATGTCATAGCAGAGCGAAAAAGGCGAGAGAAGCTAAGCCAGCGATTCATCGCTTTGTCAGCCATAGTTCCTGGACTCAAAAAG ACGGATAAGGCCTCTGTTCTTGGAGATGCTATAAAGTATTTGAAACAACTGCAAGAGAGAGTCAAGGTACTCGAGGACCAGACAAGGAAGAAAACTATGGAATCAGTGGTGTTTGTGAAGAGATCCCAGATTTTTTGTGAGGATGAGAACTCCTCTTCAGATGCAAATATACCAAGTGGACCCTTGGATGAACCATTACTGGAACTCGAAGCAAGATTTTGCGAAAAAAATGTCTTAATTAGAATTCACTGCGAAAAAAGGAAAGGGATTCTGGAGAAAACAGTGGCTGAAATTGAGAAACTCAGCCTCACTGTCATCAATAGCAGTGTCATGACCTTTGGGACTTCTACTCTTGATGTTACTCTCATTGCTCAG ATGGATGCAGAATTCAGCATGTCAGTGAAGGATCTCGTGAAAAGTCTACGATCAGCGTTCAAGTTGTTTATGTGA
- the LOC119982219 gene encoding transcription factor bHLH25-like isoform X4 — MEISAFRGLPQLGLEDPSFFNQWHMNSVDEFGILPLAAAFGDNLQQSFSHPAFNLKNVMETSHVDSERPVKLLKPNGWNSGKTEIMQNPQTASSPNVLSFVSPNSMEKMGFVKPKEEVMGNKSINTEKMMMSHGSFGNQGHVHNSSRGTKRIGTSTRLSDTQDHVIAERKRREKLSQRFIALSAIVPGLKKTDKASVLGDAIKYLKQLQERVKVLEDQTRKKTMESVVFVKRSQIFCEDENSSSDANIPSGPLDEPLLELEARFCEKNVLIRIHCEKRKGILEKTVAEIEKLSLTVINSSVMTFGTSTLDVTLIAQMDAEFSMSVKDLVKSLRSAFKLFM, encoded by the exons ATGGAGATTTCTGCCTTCAGAGGGTTGCCTCAACTG GGATTGGAGGACCCCAGTTTCTTCAATCAGTGGCATATGAACTCTGTTGATGAGTTCGGCATATTACCACTTGCAGCTGCATTTGGGGATAACTTGCAGCAGTCTTTCTCACACCCAGCCTTCAATCTCAAAAATGTTATGGAAACCTCTCATGTAGACTCTGAGAGGCCTGTGAAACTACTAAAACCAAATGGCTGGAACTCTGGCAAAACTGAAATTATGCAGAACCCACAAACTGCTTCTTCTCCCAATGTTCTCTCCTTTGTCAGTCCGAATAGCATGGAGAAAATGGGGTTTGTGAAGCCTAAGGAGGAGGTGATGGGTAATAAGAGCATCAATACagagaaaatgatgatgtccCATGGTTCCTTTGGGAACCAAGGTCATGTTCATAATTCCAGCCGGGGAACTAAAAGGATTGGCACGAGCACTAGGCTTTCTGACACTCAAGATCATGTCATAGCAGAGCGAAAAAGGCGAGAGAAGCTAAGCCAGCGATTCATCGCTTTGTCAGCCATAGTTCCTGGACTCAAAAAG ACGGATAAGGCCTCTGTTCTTGGAGATGCTATAAAGTATTTGAAACAACTGCAAGAGAGAGTCAAGGTACTCGAGGACCAGACAAGGAAGAAAACTATGGAATCAGTGGTGTTTGTGAAGAGATCCCAGATTTTTTGTGAGGATGAGAACTCCTCTTCAGATGCAAATATACCAAGTGGACCCTTGGATGAACCATTACTGGAACTCGAAGCAAGATTTTGCGAAAAAAATGTCTTAATTAGAATTCACTGCGAAAAAAGGAAAGGGATTCTGGAGAAAACAGTGGCTGAAATTGAGAAACTCAGCCTCACTGTCATCAATAGCAGTGTCATGACCTTTGGGACTTCTACTCTTGATGTTACTCTCATTGCTCAG ATGGATGCAGAATTCAGCATGTCAGTGAAGGATCTCGTGAAAAGTCTACGATCAGCGTTCAAGTTGTTTATGTGA
- the LOC119982219 gene encoding transcription factor bHLH25-like isoform X3 encodes MEISAFRGLPQLIESQSFKVDIQQGLEDPSFFNQWHMNSVDEFGILPLAAAFGDNLQQSFSHPAFNLKNVMETSHVDSERPVKLLKPNGWNSGKTEIMQNPQTASSPNVLSFVSPNSMEKMGFVKPKEEVMGNKSINTEKMMMSHGSFGNQGHVHNSSRGTKRIGTSTRLSDTQDHVIAERKRREKLSQRFIALSAIVPGLKKTDKASVLGDAIKYLKQLQERVKVLEDQTRKKTMESVVFVKRSQIFCEDENSSSDANIPSGPLDEPLLELEARFCEKNVLIRIHCEKRKGILEKTVAEIEKLSLTVINSSVMTFGTSTLDVTLIAQMDAEFSMSVKDLVKSLRSAFKLFM; translated from the exons ATGGAGATTTCTGCCTTCAGAGGGTTGCCTCAACTG ATTGAAAGCCAATCTTTTAAAGTGGATATTCAACAGGGATTGGAGGACCCCAGTTTCTTCAATCAGTGGCATATGAACTCTGTTGATGAGTTCGGCATATTACCACTTGCAGCTGCATTTGGGGATAACTTGCAGCAGTCTTTCTCACACCCAGCCTTCAATCTCAAAAATGTTATGGAAACCTCTCATGTAGACTCTGAGAGGCCTGTGAAACTACTAAAACCAAATGGCTGGAACTCTGGCAAAACTGAAATTATGCAGAACCCACAAACTGCTTCTTCTCCCAATGTTCTCTCCTTTGTCAGTCCGAATAGCATGGAGAAAATGGGGTTTGTGAAGCCTAAGGAGGAGGTGATGGGTAATAAGAGCATCAATACagagaaaatgatgatgtccCATGGTTCCTTTGGGAACCAAGGTCATGTTCATAATTCCAGCCGGGGAACTAAAAGGATTGGCACGAGCACTAGGCTTTCTGACACTCAAGATCATGTCATAGCAGAGCGAAAAAGGCGAGAGAAGCTAAGCCAGCGATTCATCGCTTTGTCAGCCATAGTTCCTGGACTCAAAAAG ACGGATAAGGCCTCTGTTCTTGGAGATGCTATAAAGTATTTGAAACAACTGCAAGAGAGAGTCAAGGTACTCGAGGACCAGACAAGGAAGAAAACTATGGAATCAGTGGTGTTTGTGAAGAGATCCCAGATTTTTTGTGAGGATGAGAACTCCTCTTCAGATGCAAATATACCAAGTGGACCCTTGGATGAACCATTACTGGAACTCGAAGCAAGATTTTGCGAAAAAAATGTCTTAATTAGAATTCACTGCGAAAAAAGGAAAGGGATTCTGGAGAAAACAGTGGCTGAAATTGAGAAACTCAGCCTCACTGTCATCAATAGCAGTGTCATGACCTTTGGGACTTCTACTCTTGATGTTACTCTCATTGCTCAG ATGGATGCAGAATTCAGCATGTCAGTGAAGGATCTCGTGAAAAGTCTACGATCAGCGTTCAAGTTGTTTATGTGA
- the LOC119982219 gene encoding transcription factor bHLH25-like isoform X2 → MSCLLNNYDKPIDSLQWPLLHVLQGALGQEVASSMEISAFRGLPQLGLEDPSFFNQWHMNSVDEFGILPLAAAFGDNLQQSFSHPAFNLKNVMETSHVDSERPVKLLKPNGWNSGKTEIMQNPQTASSPNVLSFVSPNSMEKMGFVKPKEEVMGNKSINTEKMMMSHGSFGNQGHVHNSSRGTKRIGTSTRLSDTQDHVIAERKRREKLSQRFIALSAIVPGLKKTDKASVLGDAIKYLKQLQERVKVLEDQTRKKTMESVVFVKRSQIFCEDENSSSDANIPSGPLDEPLLELEARFCEKNVLIRIHCEKRKGILEKTVAEIEKLSLTVINSSVMTFGTSTLDVTLIAQMDAEFSMSVKDLVKSLRSAFKLFM, encoded by the exons ATGTCATGTCTATTGAACAATTATGACAAACCAATTGACTCACTCCAGTGGCCTCTGTTGCATGTCCTCCAAGGAGCTCTGGGTCAAGAAGTAGCTTCTTCTATGGAGATTTCTGCCTTCAGAGGGTTGCCTCAACTG GGATTGGAGGACCCCAGTTTCTTCAATCAGTGGCATATGAACTCTGTTGATGAGTTCGGCATATTACCACTTGCAGCTGCATTTGGGGATAACTTGCAGCAGTCTTTCTCACACCCAGCCTTCAATCTCAAAAATGTTATGGAAACCTCTCATGTAGACTCTGAGAGGCCTGTGAAACTACTAAAACCAAATGGCTGGAACTCTGGCAAAACTGAAATTATGCAGAACCCACAAACTGCTTCTTCTCCCAATGTTCTCTCCTTTGTCAGTCCGAATAGCATGGAGAAAATGGGGTTTGTGAAGCCTAAGGAGGAGGTGATGGGTAATAAGAGCATCAATACagagaaaatgatgatgtccCATGGTTCCTTTGGGAACCAAGGTCATGTTCATAATTCCAGCCGGGGAACTAAAAGGATTGGCACGAGCACTAGGCTTTCTGACACTCAAGATCATGTCATAGCAGAGCGAAAAAGGCGAGAGAAGCTAAGCCAGCGATTCATCGCTTTGTCAGCCATAGTTCCTGGACTCAAAAAG ACGGATAAGGCCTCTGTTCTTGGAGATGCTATAAAGTATTTGAAACAACTGCAAGAGAGAGTCAAGGTACTCGAGGACCAGACAAGGAAGAAAACTATGGAATCAGTGGTGTTTGTGAAGAGATCCCAGATTTTTTGTGAGGATGAGAACTCCTCTTCAGATGCAAATATACCAAGTGGACCCTTGGATGAACCATTACTGGAACTCGAAGCAAGATTTTGCGAAAAAAATGTCTTAATTAGAATTCACTGCGAAAAAAGGAAAGGGATTCTGGAGAAAACAGTGGCTGAAATTGAGAAACTCAGCCTCACTGTCATCAATAGCAGTGTCATGACCTTTGGGACTTCTACTCTTGATGTTACTCTCATTGCTCAG ATGGATGCAGAATTCAGCATGTCAGTGAAGGATCTCGTGAAAAGTCTACGATCAGCGTTCAAGTTGTTTATGTGA